A section of the Triticum dicoccoides isolate Atlit2015 ecotype Zavitan chromosome 7A, WEW_v2.0, whole genome shotgun sequence genome encodes:
- the LOC119331717 gene encoding 12-oxophytodienoate reductase 1-like, with protein sequence MEPIPLLTPYKMGQFELSHRVVLAPMTRQRAYGGVPQPHAALYYSQRATPGGLLISEATRVAPARQDEEPASFRDMPGVWAPEQVEAWRPVVDAVHAEGAVFFCQLWHAAAAPGDAVRERQQVSPQMSYDGRREELTSPRRVAAEDAPGVVDAFRRAARNAIDAGFDGVELQGTNGYFVVDGGGPESRCRFALEVVDAVAREIGGHRLGLRLDQFTAEPDEHALALHVVSRLNDLGVLYCHMIEPKVDGRRRVSRRLLPYREAFGGTFIASGGYGREEGDAAVGEGYADLVAYGRLFLANPDLPRRFELGAPLNDCVSATFYGAGAGAAHPAVGYTDYPFLE encoded by the exons ATGGAGCCCATCCCTCTGCTCACGCCGTACAAGATGGGCCAGTTCGAGCTGTCGCACCGGGTCGTGCTGGCGCCCATGACGCGGCAGCGCGCCTACGGCGGCGTGCCGCAGCCGCACGCCGCCCTCTACTACTCCCAGCGCGCCACCCCCGGCGGCCTCCTCATCTCCGAGGCCACGCGCGTCGCGCCGGCAAGGCAGGACGAGGAGCCGGCCTCGTTCAGGGACATGCCGGGGGTCTGGGCGCCGGAGCAGGTCGAGGCGTGGAGGCCCGTGGTCGACGCCGTGCACGCCGAGGGCGCCGTCTTCTTCTGCCAGCTCTGGCACGCCGCGGCCGCCCCCGGCGACGCCGTCAGGGAAAGGCAGCAGGTGAGCCCGCAGATGAGCTATGATGGCCGCCGCGAGGAGCTCACGTCGCCGAGGAGGGTGGCAGCTGAGGACGCGCCCGGCGTCGTCGACGCGTTCAGACGCGCCGCCAGGAACGCCATCGATGCCG GCTTCGACGGCGTCGAGCTCCAAGGCACCAACGGCTACTTCGTCGTCGACGGCGGTGGCCCGGAGAGTCGCTGCCGGTTCGCGCTGGAGGTGGTGGACGCCGTGGCGCGGGAGATCGGCGGCCACCGCCTGGGCCTGCGACTGGACCAGTTCACCGCAGAGCCGGACGAGCACGCGCTGGCGCTCCATGTCGTCAGCCGGCTCAACGACCTCGGCGTGCTCTACTGCCACATGATCGAGCCCAAGGTGGACGGCCGGCGGCGCGTGTCCCGGCGGCTGCTGCCTTACAGGGAGGCGTTCGGCGGCACGTTCATCGCCAGCGGCGGGTACGGGCGGGAGGAGGGCGACGCGGCCGTCGGCGAGGGGTACGCCGACCTGGTGGCGTACGGGCGGCTCTTCCTGGCGAACCCGGACCTGCCGAGGAGGTTCGAGCTCGGCGCGCCGCTCAACGACTGCGTCAGCGCCACCTTctacggcgccggcgccggcgccgcccaCCCCGCCGTCGGATACACTGATTACCCGTTCCTAGAATGA